One window of Cucurbita pepo subsp. pepo cultivar mu-cu-16 chromosome LG19, ASM280686v2, whole genome shotgun sequence genomic DNA carries:
- the LOC111781864 gene encoding probable auxin efflux carrier component 1b, whose translation MISVSDLYHVLTAVVPLYVAMILAYGSVKWWKIFSPDQCSGINRFVALFAVPLLSFHFISSNNPFSMNFRFIAADTLQKLIVLAALAVWSHLSSKGSLEWAITLFSLSTLPNTLVMGIPLLKGMYGDSTGTLMVQIVVLQCIIWYTLMLFLFEYRGARLLIAEQFPDTAGEIVSFRVDSDILSLDGKEPLQTEAEIGEDGKLRVVVRKSASSRSEVFSRRSHGGGGGGGASLTPRPSNLTNAEIYSLQSSRNPTPRGSSFNHSDFFLGNASPRHSNYGNLGNFDEESGGFKGRAMNGNVNGYPAPASGGLFSPMTGPAVAAAAKKRVHGGDGGKDLHMFVWSSSASPVSEGGLNVFRGGDYDGAGAGGMNQKDFDEFGRDEFSFGNKSAVNGGGHDGGPVLSKLGSSSTAELHPKSGDDTAESKPTAMPPASVMTRLILIMVWRKLIRNPNTYSSLIGLAWSLISFRWNIVMPAIVARSIAILSDAGLGMAMFSLGLFMALQPKIIACGNTIATFAMAVRFITGPAVMAAASIAVGLKGVLLHIAIVQAALPQGIVPFVFAKEYNVHPDILSTGVIFGMLIALPITLVYYILLGL comes from the exons ATGATCTCTGTTTCCGACCTCTACCATGTCCTCACGGCTGTCGTCCCTCTCTACGTCGCCATGATCCTAGCCTACGGTTCTGTCAAATGGTGGAAAATCTTCTCCCCGGACCAATGCTCCGGCATCAACCGCTTCGTCGCACTATTCGCTGTCCCCCTCCTCTCCTTCCACTTCATTTCCTCCAACAACCCCTTCTCCATGAACTTCCGATTCATCGCCGCCGATACCCTTCAAAAGCTGATCGTCCTCGCCGCCCTCGCCGTTTGGTCGCATCTCTCCTCGAAGGGCTCTCTAGAATGGGCGATTACTCTGTTTTCACTCTCGACTCTGCCCAATACTCTGGTTATGGGAATCCCCCTTTTGAAGGGTATGTACGGCGACTCCACCGGTACTCTCATGGTCCAAATCGTTGTTCTTCAGTGCATCATTTGGTACACATTGATGCTGTTTTTGTTTGAGTACAGGGGAGCTAGATTGTTGATTGCAGAGCAGTTTCCTGATACTGCAGGGGAGATTGTTTCGTTTAGAGTTGATTCGGATATTTTGTCTTTGGATGGGAAAGAGCCGCTGCAGACGGAGGCGGAAATTGGGGAAGATGGGAAGTTGAGAGTGGTGGTGAGGAAATCCGCGAGTTCTCGATCGGAAGTTTTTTCGCGGCGGTCGCATGGAGGAGGTGGTGGCGGCGGAGCTTCGTTGACGCCTCGGCCGTCGAATTTGACGAATGCGGAGATTTATTCTCTGCAATCTTCGAGGAATCCGACTCCGAGGGGCTCGAGTTTTAATCATTCGGATTTCTTTTTGGGGAATGCGAGTCCGAGGCATTCTAATTATGGGAACCTTGGGAATTTTGATGAGGAAAGTGGTGGATTCAAAGGGAGGGCGATGAATGGTAATGTTAATGGGTATCCGGCGCCGGCGAGCGGTGGGCTTTTTTCTCCGATGACCGGACCagcggtggcggcggcggcgaagAAAAGAGTCCATGGTGGAGATGGGGGAAAGGATTTGCATATGTTTGTTTGGAGTTCAAGTGCGTCGCCGGTTTCTGAGGGTGGGTTGAACGTTTTCCGGGGTGGGGACTACGACGGCGCCGGCGCCGGCGGGATGAACCAGAAAG attttgatgAGTTTGGTCGGGATGAGTTCAGCTTTGGGAACAAATCCGCCGTGAACGGCGGAGGACACGACGGTGGGCCAGTGTTATCCAAGCTTGGATCCAGCTCCACCGCCGAGCTCCATCCGAAATCCGGAGACGACACGGCGGAGTCCAAGCCAACTGCCATGCCGCCGGCAAGTGTGATGACAAGGTTGATTCTGATCATGGTTTGGAGGAAACTGATCAGAAATCCCAATACCTATTCTAGCTTGATTGGCCTTGCTTGGTCTTTGATCTCCTTTAGGTGGAACATTGTAATGCCAGCAATCGTTGCTCGATCCATCGCTATTTTATCCGATGCCGGGCTCGGGATGGCAATGTTTAGTCTCG GGTTGTTCATGGCATTGCAGCCTAAGATCATTGCCTGTGGAAACACAATCGCTACATTTGCAATGGCGGTTCGGTTCATCACCGGTCCGGCGGTGATGGCAGCTGCCTCCATTGCCGTTGGGCTTAAAGGAGTGCTGCTTCACATCGCCATAGTTCag GCTGCTCTCCCACAAGGGATAGTCCCTTTCGTATTTGCCAAGGAATACAACGTTCATCCCGACATATTAAGCACCGG TGTTATATTTGGGATGCTGATAGCGCTACCGATAACGTTGGTTTATTACATCTTATTGGGACTTTGA
- the LOC111781029 gene encoding uncharacterized protein LOC111781029: MAAQHPSSTHLEPWNTLHGKVVMVTGASSGLGREFCLDLAKAGCKIVAAARRVDRLQSLCEEINRLDFVSSSSVSAVDGPRAVAVELDVSADEKSIEKSVRNAWDAFGFIDALVNNAGFRGTVKTSLELSEEEWDQVMGTNIKGSWLVSKHVCTRMRDSKRGGSVISISSISGIERGQLPGGLAYAASKAAINTLTKVMALELGPHNIRVNSIAPGLFKSEITEGLLKKDWLKTVAFKTTPLRTFGTSDPALTSLIRYLVHDSSRYVSGNVYIVDAGATLPGFPIFSSL; encoded by the exons ATGGCGGCCCAGCATCCTTCTTCTACTCACCTCGAGCCTTGGAACACGCTGCACGGGAAAGTGGTGATGGTCACCGGAGCTTCTTCGGGGCTCGGTCGCGAGTTTTGTCTCGATCTTGCTAAAGCTGGTTGCAAAATTGTCGCCGCCGCTCGGCGAGTCGATAGACTTCAATCTCTCTGTGAAGAAATTAATCGACTcgattttgtttcttcttcttccgtcTCGGCGGTTGACGGCCCACGCGCGGTGGCTGTGGAGCTCGATGTTAGTGCAGATGAGAAGAGCATCGAGAAATCCGTCAGAAATGCATGGGATGCGTTCGGATTTATTGACGCGTTGGTGAACAATGCAGGTTTTCGAG GCACTGTGAAGACTTCTCTAGAATTGTCTGAAGAGGAATGGGATCAAGTGATGGGAACAAATATTAAAGGATCTTGGTTAGTATCAAAACATGTGTGCACACGCATGCGTGACTCAAAACGAGGCGGATCGGTGATCAGTATTTCTTCGATTTCTGGTATTGAAAGAGGGCAACTACCTGGTGGCCTTGCCTATGCTGCTTCAAAGGCAGCCATAAACACTTTGACAAAG GTTATGGCTCTTGAATTAGGGCCACACAACATCAGAGTAAATTCTATAGCACCGGGACTTTTTAAATCTGAGATTACAGAAGGACTTCTAAAGAAAGATTGGCTAAAGACAGTAGCATTCAAAACTACCCCTCTAAGAACATTTGGAACTTCTGATCCAGCGCTAACATCGCTCATCCGATATCTCGTGCACGACTCTTCTAGGTACGTCTCGGGCAACGTTTACATTGTGGATGCTGGCGCTACATTACCTGGTTTCCCCATTTTCTCATctctttga